GATGGTACTGCGGTAACACGTGGGAGAGTAGGTCGGTGCCAAATCTTAAAGAAAGCCTGTAGGAAACTACAGGCTTTTCTTGTTATAGGACATTTCTAAATGCATTTATAACCTTTTTTTATAACAATCAGACCCTTTCATACGTTGTATGAACAGATCCACGAAATTCTTTAATAATTTAACCTTATGCAATAACATTTTTTAAGCTTAATCTGCTATTAAATGGTGTCAGAAAGGCATTATGAAATAATTTTGGTTATCTTTGGTGTTAAACTAAAACACACATATAATGAGTTTTTTTGCTGAAAAAAGACGGGAAGTAATGCTTCACATTGAGCAATATATGCTTGATATGATGGATACTTACCTGAAACCGATTGATACTAATTGGCAGCCAACTGATTTTTTGCCTGTTTCTACCAGTGATACTTTTATTCAAGACATAAAATCCCTTCGCGAAACTGCAAATGACCTTTCATACGATCTTGTTGCCGTGCTAATTGGCGATACTATTACAGAAGAAGCTTTACCTACTTATGAATCATGGTTATCCATGGTTGATGGTATTTCAAGAAATGAACAGGGTGGTTGGATGAAATGGGTACGTCACTGGACTGCTGAAGAGAACAGACATGGAGATTTGTTAAACAGATACCTTTATTTATCAGGTCGTGTTGATATGCGCCAAATGGAAATCTCTACGCAATATCTGATTGCTGATGGTTTTGACATTGGTACTGGACATGATCCTTACCGTAACTTTATTTATACAAGTTTTCAGGAACTTGCAACAAATGTATCTCACCGCAGAGTAGCTTCTTTAGCTAAAAAAGACGGTGATACTTTACTTTCCAAAATCTGTGGTGTCATTGCCTCTGATGAAGCAAGGCACGCCAAGGCTTATAAAGACTTTATGTCTAAAATCTTTGAAGTAGATCCTAGTGAAGCTATGATTGCTTTCGAAGATATGATGCGGATGAAGATTGTTATGCCTGCTCACTTCCTGAGAGAAATGGGGATGAAAATGGGACAGACTTTCGGTCACTTTACTGATGCTGCACAACGCCTGGGTGTTTACACAGCAGTTGACTATGTGGAGATCATGCAGCAGCTTATTGTAGAGTGGAAAATAGAAAGTATGCAAGACCTGAATGAAGCAGGTGAAAAAGCCCGTGATTATATCATGGCTCTGCCAAGCCGCTTATTACGTGTTGCAGAGAGAATGAAGACTCCAACAATGGATTACAAATTCAGCTGGATACACGCTTAATGCTAAAAACAAAATAATTCCGATACTAACCGTAGAAGAACATCGTATAATAAGAAAGGCCCGGATTATCCGGGCCTTTCTTATTATACGGCTCTTTTATGCTAATTTTTTATTTAAGTGAATTTATGTTATTGTTTATAGATTAACTATTTGTCTATATAAGAATTATGTTTTTATGTTATTTTCTTGTTGTATATATTTATGTCGTCAAATGTCTTATTTGATTAATCCATATCTTCTATACTATTTAAAACGCAAAATTAAACATGAAACGTTACTTAATTGCCGCAGCTGTTTTTCTTTCTGCCTGTTCTAAAAACACGATGCCTGATCCTGAATCTGGTATTGCTGATTCCAAAGTTAATCATGCAATTGTACACTCTGCCCCAGGTGACGTTGTGGGTAAAATTACAGTCGGATACCAGGGATGGTTTTCCTGTGCAGGTGATGGCTCACCATTTAGCTTTTTCTGGTGGCACTGGGCTCAGGGTAATAATTTTCCTACTGGTGAGGCCAGTAGTATTGGAATTAAGTCGTGGCCTGATATGCGCGAGTTTACTACTTCCTTCCAGACTGGTTTCCCCAACCTGAACAATGGTCAGCCGGCAAAGTTATTTTCATCTTATACAGATCAAACCATGGACACTCATTTCCGCTGGATGGAAGAGAACGGTATTGATGTTGCAGCGCTTCAACGCTTTAATCCTGCCGGTGGTGAAGGGCCTATGCGTGATGCAATAACTGCAAAAGTAAAAACTGCTGCTGAGGCTCACCATCGTAAGTTCTACATTATGTATGATGTAAGTGGCTGGGATGGCATGTCAACACAAATTAAAGCAGACTGGAATAATAAAATGTCTGCGTATACTTCTTCCTCAGCGTATGCTGTTCAAAATGGTAAACCTGTTGTTTGTATTTGGGGATTGGGGTTTAAAGACAATAGCCGCCCGTTTTCGGCGGAAGAATGTCTGGATGTAGTCAACTGGTTCAAAAGTAAAGGTTGTTATGTAATCGGTGGAGTGCCAGGTCGCTGGAGAAGTGAAAATGAACACCGTCCAGGTTTTGAAGCCGTTTATAAAGCACTGAATATGATTACGCCCTGGATGATTGGAAATATAGGTACTATTGAAGATGAAGATAGATTCTATCAAAATACTGTGATGGGTGATCAGGCTTACTGTGATGCAAATGGTATTGATTATCAGGCTTGCATATTACCTGGTGATTTACAGGAGCGTCAGCGTCAGCACGGTGAATTTATGTGGAGACAGTTTTATAACAGGGTTAAAGGTGGCGTACAGGGAATATACATCTCCATGTTCGATGAGTTTAATGAAGGGAATCAAATTGCTAAAACTGCTGAAAATAATTTTATGGTGCCGGCGGGTTCAAAGTTTCTGGGGCTGGATGAAGATGGTGTAGTTTGTTCTTCTGATTATTACCTGAGGCTTACTAATGATGGCGGCAAGATGCTAAAAGGGATTATCCCGCTTACCCCAAACAGACCTACTGAGCCTGTCAAAGGTGGTGGCCAGGTTTATTTACCACCATTTGGTCAGACTGTAAGTATCATGGGCTCAAATGGTGCTTATGTAAGTAGTCAAAACGGCGTTAATCCAATGAATTGTGTGAATAAAGTAGCTGGTGGATGGGAGTTATTTACAATCGTAAATGCTGGCAATGGCAAAGTTGCATTAATGAATAATGGTAAATATGTATCCTCAGAAAATGGCGCAGGGAGTATTACTTGTAAACGGACTGCAATTGGTATCTGGGAGCAGTTTACTTACACGAAGAATCTGGCTGGCGAGGTAACTTTTATGGGAAGTAATGGTAAGTTCATTTCTTCAGAAAATGGACTTCAGGCAATGACCTGCAAAAATGCAGTTGCCGGGCCATGGGAAAAATTCAAGCTTAATTAACAGCTGTTAAACTTTATGAAGCGCCTGTATCATTTAAATACAGGCGCTTTTTTATTACATATTTCTTCTGTATTGTCCGCCTACCTCATACAAGGCATTGGAAATCTGTCCAAGGGAACAAATTTTGCAAGCTTCCATTAAAGCTTCGAAGGTATTTCCTCCGGTAATGGCTATCTTTTGTAATTCCTTCAATGCTGCTACTGTATGGTCTGCATTCCTTTTTTGGAATTCATCCAAAGCAGCAATCTGAAATTGTTTCTCTTCTTCCGTTGCCCGGATAATTTCGCCGGGAACAACTGTTGGTGATCCGTTTTTATTTAAGAATGTATTTACACCTACAATCGGATACTCTCCGTTATGTTTCAAGGTTTCATAATACAAACTTTCTTCCTGGATCTTACCACGCTGATACATAGTTTCCATTGCTCCTAAAACACCACCGCGGTCATTGATCCTTTTAAATTCAGCTAATACAGCCTCTTCCACCAAATCTGTTAAGTCTTCAATAATAAAGGCACCTTGTAATGGATTTTCATTCTTAGCTAATCCTAATTCTCTGTTAATGATCAGCTGGATCGCCATTGCCCTTCTTACAGAATCTTCTGTTGGTGTGGTAATCGCCTCATCATAAGCATTGGTATGCAGTGAATTACAGTTGTCATAGATCGCATATAAGGCCTGTAACGTAGTTCTGATATCATTGAAATCAATTTCCTGCGCATGCAAAGATCTGCCTGAAGTCTGAATATGATATTTAAGCTTCTGTGAACGGTCATTTCCTTTATACTTGTTCTTGATCGCCTTCGCCCAGATACGTCTGGCTACGCGGCCTATTACCGCATATTCAGGATCTATTCCATTAGAGAAGAAGAAAGATAAGTTAGGCGCAAAATCATCGATGTGCATGCCTCTGCTCAGGTAGTATTCTACAAAAGTAAACCCGTTACTTAAAGTAAAAGCCAGTTGAGATATTGGGTTCGCACCGGCCTCGGCAATGTGATATCCTGAGATAGAAACAGAATAGAAATTTCTTACTTTCTCATCAATAAAGTATTTCTGAATATCCCCCATCATCCTCAGCGCAAACTCTGTAGAGAAGATACAGGTATTTTGTGCCTGGTCTTCTTTAAGAATATCTGCTTGTACTGTACCGCGAACAGTACTAATCGCATAGGCACGAATTTTAGCATAAACATCGGCTGGTAAAACCTGGTCACCTGTTACGCCCAGCAGTAATAAACCAAGTCCATTATTACCTTCCGGCAAAACACCACTGTAAACAGGTCTTTTAATTTTCTTTTCTTTATAGATTTGAGTTATCTTCTCTTTAACCTCGTCTAACAGTTCATGTTCGATAATGTATTTTTCGCATTGCTGATCAATGGCCACATTCATAAAGAAGCCTAACAACATAGGGGCAGGGCCATTAATTGTCATGGAAACAGAGGTCGATGAAGCACACAGATCGAAACCTGAATACAATTTCTTCGCATCATCCAGTGTCGCAATACTGACCCCTGAATTCCCTATTTTACCATAAATATCCGGTCTGATATGCGGATCTTCACCATACAGGGTTACCGAGTCAAATGCAGTGGATAAACGGTGTGCAGGTTGTCCAAGGGATACATAGTGGAAACGTTTGTTGGTTCTTTCCGGGCCGCCTTCTCCGGCAAACATTCTGGTTGGGTCTTCTCCATCACGTTTCAGTGGAAATACACCTGCTGCATAAGGGAATTCACCAGGTACATTTTCTGTTAATAACCAGCGCAGGATATCTCCCCAGTCTTTATATCTTGGCAGAGAAACTTTAGGGATTTTAAGCTGTGATAAAGATTCATAGAATAATGGTTGTTTAATTTCCTTATCCCTGACTTTATATACAAAGTATTCTTCTTTATATTTTTGAACAGTTTCTGGCCATTCTCGCAATAACCTGCGGCATTGTCCATCTAATTGTTCCTCTAAGTGATTATAGATGTCCTTCAGTGAAGTTTTTAAAGGTTCTGTATCTTTCCCTTTCTTTGTAGACTTTTCGTCTTCACAAAGCTCCAGGACACCACTCAGCTGATAAAGCTTTCTGGCAATACCGCTTTGAAGGTCAACCCATTCATTATAAGCCTGGCTTGATTCTGCAATTTCTGCCAGATATCTTGAACGGTCTGGTGGAATAATGTAGATTTTCTC
The Pedobacter cryoconitis DNA segment above includes these coding regions:
- a CDS encoding methylmalonyl-CoA mutase family protein, whose product is MEPIKSYVPKNKIRFVTAAALFDGHDATINIMRRILQSSGAEVIHLGHNRSVEEVVNCAIQEDVQGIAMTSYQGGHLEYFKYMYDLLQEKGATKIKIFAGGGGVILPVEIAELQAYGITRIYSPDDGRTMGLQGMINNMLEQTDFITTKSITNELEMIPRKEVRSIASAITVAENDPVGAQTFVNELKVLTSKSQAPVLGITGTGGSGKSSLVDELVRRFLMEVKDKTLAIISVDPSKRKTGGALLGDRIRMNAINNPRIYMRSLATRQANLALSVNVQESIDICKAAGYDMIIVETSGIGQSDTEITEHCDVSLYVMTPEFGAATQLEKIDMLDFADLVAINKFDKRGALDALRDVRKQYKRNHNLFEAKDDTIPVFGTMASQFNDPGMNNLFTALMAKIKERTGTDFKARMLMTAGQSEKIYIIPPDRSRYLAEIAESSQAYNEWVDLQSGIARKLYQLSGVLELCEDEKSTKKGKDTEPLKTSLKDIYNHLEEQLDGQCRRLLREWPETVQKYKEEYFVYKVRDKEIKQPLFYESLSQLKIPKVSLPRYKDWGDILRWLLTENVPGEFPYAAGVFPLKRDGEDPTRMFAGEGGPERTNKRFHYVSLGQPAHRLSTAFDSVTLYGEDPHIRPDIYGKIGNSGVSIATLDDAKKLYSGFDLCASSTSVSMTINGPAPMLLGFFMNVAIDQQCEKYIIEHELLDEVKEKITQIYKEKKIKRPVYSGVLPEGNNGLGLLLLGVTGDQVLPADVYAKIRAYAISTVRGTVQADILKEDQAQNTCIFSTEFALRMMGDIQKYFIDEKVRNFYSVSISGYHIAEAGANPISQLAFTLSNGFTFVEYYLSRGMHIDDFAPNLSFFFSNGIDPEYAVIGRVARRIWAKAIKNKYKGNDRSQKLKYHIQTSGRSLHAQEIDFNDIRTTLQALYAIYDNCNSLHTNAYDEAITTPTEDSVRRAMAIQLIINRELGLAKNENPLQGAFIIEDLTDLVEEAVLAEFKRINDRGGVLGAMETMYQRGKIQEESLYYETLKHNGEYPIVGVNTFLNKNGSPTVVPGEIIRATEEEKQFQIAALDEFQKRNADHTVAALKELQKIAITGGNTFEALMEACKICSLGQISNALYEVGGQYRRNM
- a CDS encoding lectin, with the translated sequence MKRYLIAAAVFLSACSKNTMPDPESGIADSKVNHAIVHSAPGDVVGKITVGYQGWFSCAGDGSPFSFFWWHWAQGNNFPTGEASSIGIKSWPDMREFTTSFQTGFPNLNNGQPAKLFSSYTDQTMDTHFRWMEENGIDVAALQRFNPAGGEGPMRDAITAKVKTAAEAHHRKFYIMYDVSGWDGMSTQIKADWNNKMSAYTSSSAYAVQNGKPVVCIWGLGFKDNSRPFSAEECLDVVNWFKSKGCYVIGGVPGRWRSENEHRPGFEAVYKALNMITPWMIGNIGTIEDEDRFYQNTVMGDQAYCDANGIDYQACILPGDLQERQRQHGEFMWRQFYNRVKGGVQGIYISMFDEFNEGNQIAKTAENNFMVPAGSKFLGLDEDGVVCSSDYYLRLTNDGGKMLKGIIPLTPNRPTEPVKGGGQVYLPPFGQTVSIMGSNGAYVSSQNGVNPMNCVNKVAGGWELFTIVNAGNGKVALMNNGKYVSSENGAGSITCKRTAIGIWEQFTYTKNLAGEVTFMGSNGKFISSENGLQAMTCKNAVAGPWEKFKLN
- a CDS encoding acyl-ACP desaturase — translated: MSFFAEKRREVMLHIEQYMLDMMDTYLKPIDTNWQPTDFLPVSTSDTFIQDIKSLRETANDLSYDLVAVLIGDTITEEALPTYESWLSMVDGISRNEQGGWMKWVRHWTAEENRHGDLLNRYLYLSGRVDMRQMEISTQYLIADGFDIGTGHDPYRNFIYTSFQELATNVSHRRVASLAKKDGDTLLSKICGVIASDEARHAKAYKDFMSKIFEVDPSEAMIAFEDMMRMKIVMPAHFLREMGMKMGQTFGHFTDAAQRLGVYTAVDYVEIMQQLIVEWKIESMQDLNEAGEKARDYIMALPSRLLRVAERMKTPTMDYKFSWIHA